The Syngnathus acus chromosome 3, fSynAcu1.2, whole genome shotgun sequence genome includes a window with the following:
- the foxr1 gene encoding forkhead box protein R1 isoform X1, with the protein MTFKLHTQSRLLDLHCSVGLTDWDMDQELKLATTTDQFCHDDELDDQYVTQRTLASQRKDDFIWYDETSDTFVKPNPWLLVNPNIACPIVYGEPAAGRLNHQDSSEEPQIPLTCSPVGEQQTSSPQDAVSSCQTAQRKRKGRTPKVWDDKSLKPGCWPRPPVNYYILIALALKSSHNGSLKVQQIYNFTREHFPFFQTAPDGWKNTIRHNLCFNSSFRKTCNQMCRDGKRKSCFWYLTLEGQRRLENELRMLPAESLKQLERSMSHPDIIAKVLGM; encoded by the exons ATGACTTTTAAACTTCACACCCAATCTCGACTCCTTGACCTGCACTGCTCCGTAGGTCTGACAGACTGGGACATGGACCAGGAGCTCAAACTGGCAACAACTACTGATCAATTTTGCCATG ATGATGAACTTGATGATCAATATGTGACGCAGAGGACTTTGGCCtcccaaagaaaagatgactTCATTTGGTATGATGAAACATCTG ACACCTTTGTGAAGCCAAACCCGTGGCTCCTAGTCAATCCTAACATTGCCTGTCCGATCGTCTACGGAGAACCTGCTGCAGGTCGACTGAATCACCAAGATAGTTCCGAGGAACCCCAAATTCCACTGACGTGTTCGCCAGTCGGAGAACAGCAAACGTCATCTCCTCAG GATGCCGTCTCCTCATGTCAGACAGCACAACGCAAACGCAAGGGGAGAACCCCAAAAGTTTGG GACGATAAATCCTTGAAGCCAGGATGTTGGCCTCGGCCACCAGTGAATTATTACATCCTCATTGCTCTGGCACTTAAAAGCAGCCACAATGGGAGCCTCAAAGTTCAACAGATTTACAACTTCACCAG AGAacactttcctttttttcagaCCGCTCCTGATGGctggaaaaacacaattcGCCACAACCTGTGCTTCAACAGCAGCTTCCGAAAAACCTGCAACCAGATGTGCAGGGATGGTAAAAGGAAGTCCTGCTTTTGGTACCTGACTCTAGAAGGCCAACGCCGACTGGAGAATGAGCTCCGCATGCTGCCGGCAGAATCTTTAAAGCAGTTGGAGAGAAGCATGTCCCATCCAG ATATAATTGCAAAAGTTCTTGGAATGTGA
- the foxr1 gene encoding forkhead box protein R1 isoform X2, which translates to MTFKLHTQSRLLDLHCSVGLTDWDMDQELKLATTTDQFCHDDELDDQYVTQRTLASQRKDDFIWYDETSDTFVKPNPWLLVNPNIACPIVYGEPAAGRLNHQDSSEEPQIPLTCSPVGEQQTSSPQDDKSLKPGCWPRPPVNYYILIALALKSSHNGSLKVQQIYNFTREHFPFFQTAPDGWKNTIRHNLCFNSSFRKTCNQMCRDGKRKSCFWYLTLEGQRRLENELRMLPAESLKQLERSMSHPDIIAKVLGM; encoded by the exons ATGACTTTTAAACTTCACACCCAATCTCGACTCCTTGACCTGCACTGCTCCGTAGGTCTGACAGACTGGGACATGGACCAGGAGCTCAAACTGGCAACAACTACTGATCAATTTTGCCATG ATGATGAACTTGATGATCAATATGTGACGCAGAGGACTTTGGCCtcccaaagaaaagatgactTCATTTGGTATGATGAAACATCTG ACACCTTTGTGAAGCCAAACCCGTGGCTCCTAGTCAATCCTAACATTGCCTGTCCGATCGTCTACGGAGAACCTGCTGCAGGTCGACTGAATCACCAAGATAGTTCCGAGGAACCCCAAATTCCACTGACGTGTTCGCCAGTCGGAGAACAGCAAACGTCATCTCCTCAG GACGATAAATCCTTGAAGCCAGGATGTTGGCCTCGGCCACCAGTGAATTATTACATCCTCATTGCTCTGGCACTTAAAAGCAGCCACAATGGGAGCCTCAAAGTTCAACAGATTTACAACTTCACCAG AGAacactttcctttttttcagaCCGCTCCTGATGGctggaaaaacacaattcGCCACAACCTGTGCTTCAACAGCAGCTTCCGAAAAACCTGCAACCAGATGTGCAGGGATGGTAAAAGGAAGTCCTGCTTTTGGTACCTGACTCTAGAAGGCCAACGCCGACTGGAGAATGAGCTCCGCATGCTGCCGGCAGAATCTTTAAAGCAGTTGGAGAGAAGCATGTCCCATCCAG ATATAATTGCAAAAGTTCTTGGAATGTGA